A part of Denitratisoma oestradiolicum genomic DNA contains:
- a CDS encoding amino acid aminotransferase has translation MTSSIFAAVEMAPRDPILGITEAFNADSRTHKVNLGVGVYYDDNGKLPLLAAVKAAEKARLDAMPARGYQPIEGLAAYNQAVQNLVFGKDSPLLANGQVITIEALGGTGALKIGADYLKRLVPGAKVYISDPSWENHRALFESAGFEVGTYAYYDAATRGVNFAAMKASLNAMAPNAVVVLHACCHNPTGADLTDAQWQEVVQIIKAKNLIAFIDMAYQGFAEGIDADAVALKLFAASGLQYFVSSSFSKSFSLYGERVGALSIVTASKEESARVLSQVKRVVRTNYSNPPTHGGAIVAAVLSSPELRQQWEDELAGMRERIRAMRIALVEKLKAHGHDFAFVAQQRGMFSYTGLTAQQVERLKDEFGIYAVSTGRICLAALNTRNIDHVADAIAQVLKA, from the coding sequence ATGACCTCTTCTATTTTCGCCGCGGTGGAGATGGCTCCCCGCGACCCCATCCTGGGCATCACTGAAGCCTTCAATGCCGACAGCCGCACCCACAAGGTGAACCTCGGTGTCGGCGTCTATTACGACGATAACGGCAAGCTGCCCCTGCTGGCCGCCGTCAAGGCCGCCGAAAAGGCTCGCCTCGACGCCATGCCGGCCCGGGGCTACCAGCCCATCGAGGGCCTGGCCGCTTACAACCAGGCGGTGCAGAACCTGGTGTTCGGCAAGGACTCCCCCCTGCTGGCCAACGGCCAGGTGATCACCATCGAAGCCCTGGGCGGCACCGGCGCCCTCAAGATCGGCGCCGACTACCTGAAGCGTCTGGTGCCTGGAGCCAAGGTTTACATCAGCGACCCGAGCTGGGAAAACCACCGGGCCTTGTTCGAGTCCGCCGGATTCGAAGTGGGCACTTACGCCTACTACGACGCTGCCACCCGGGGTGTCAATTTCGCGGCCATGAAGGCATCCCTCAACGCCATGGCTCCCAACGCCGTCGTGGTGCTCCATGCCTGTTGCCACAACCCCACCGGCGCCGATCTGACCGACGCCCAATGGCAGGAAGTGGTCCAGATCATCAAGGCCAAGAACCTGATCGCCTTCATCGACATGGCCTACCAGGGCTTTGCCGAAGGCATCGACGCCGACGCGGTGGCCTTGAAGCTGTTCGCCGCCTCCGGCCTGCAATACTTCGTCTCCAGTTCCTTCTCCAAGTCCTTCTCCCTCTACGGCGAGCGGGTCGGCGCCCTGTCCATCGTCACCGCCAGCAAGGAGGAATCAGCCCGGGTGCTGTCCCAGGTGAAGCGGGTGGTGCGCACCAACTACTCCAATCCGCCCACCCATGGCGGTGCCATCGTCGCCGCTGTACTCTCCAGTCCGGAACTGCGCCAGCAATGGGAAGACGAGCTGGCCGGGATGCGGGAACGCATCCGCGCCATGCGCATCGCCCTGGTGGAAAAGTTGAAGGCCCATGGCCACGACTTCGCTTTCGTTGCCCAACAACGGGGCATGTTCTCCTACACCGGGCTCACCGCCCAGCAGGTGGAACGGCTCAAGGACGAGTTCGGCATCTATGCCGTATCCACCGGCCGCATCTGTCTGGCGGCCCTCAACACCCGCAACATCGATCATGTGGCCGATGCCATTGCCCAGGTACTGAAGGCCTGA
- a CDS encoding CHAT domain-containing protein encodes MSIPRLPETADEAREIAAVVSGHSEIYLREKAQEHTVKSLDLKAARYLHFATHGILGGEFVEINKALAAEQGEGAGRPLENGGSGVGVSSRGEPPL; translated from the coding sequence ATGTCCATTCCCCGGCTGCCGGAAACGGCGGATGAGGCCCGGGAAATCGCCGCCGTGGTGAGCGGCCACAGCGAAATCTATCTGCGGGAAAAGGCCCAGGAGCACACCGTCAAGTCCCTGGATCTGAAAGCTGCCCGCTATTTGCATTTCGCCACCCACGGCATCCTGGGCGGAGAGTTCGTCGAAATCAACAAGGCCCTGGCGGCGGAGCAGGGGGAGGGTGCAGGGCGTCCCCTGGAGAACGGCGGTTCCGGAGTGGGTGTTTCGTCCCGGGGAGAACCGCCCCTCTGA
- the ppk1 gene encoding polyphosphate kinase 1, producing MVSAQAPLAFFPSEHFLNRELSLLAFNRRVLNQAADKRVPLLERLRFLCIVSSNLDEFFEIRVAGIKEQIKLNSRIPGLDGLPPLEVFRRISLQAQALVSEQYALLNESILPALQREGIVFLRRRDWTAAQRAWIRNYFLKEVMPVLTPIGLDPAHPFPRVLNKSLNFAVELEGRDDFGRNGGAAIVQAPRALPRVIQLPADLVEVDYGFVFLSSIMHEHVNELFAGMNVLGCHQFRVTRNSDLFVDDEEVKNLRTALQGELPQRHFGDSVRLEVAEDCPEILSDFLLAQFALSRDDLYRVPGIVNLVRLMSIPDRVNEPRLKFKPFQPSLPKSLTKRFDIFASIRKQDILLHHPFQSFTPVVQLLEQAAEDPDVVAIKMTVYRTGTDSVLMEHLVKAAEKGKEVSVVVELMARFDEEANLDIAGRLEEVGAHVVYGVFGYKTHAKMLMVLRREDGKYRRYVHLGTGNYHPRTTRIYTDFGLMTCNPEIGEDVNELFKQLTGMGKTAPLRHLWQAPFTLHANILAAIRNETTIAKAGRPAKVIAKMNALVDSEVIEALYDASKAGVQVDLIVRGVCALRPGVKGMSEHIRVRSVIGRFLEHHRIFYFFADGAETLYLSSADWMERNFVRRIETAFPVLDTKLKRRVIKEGLQPYLDDNSQAWTMDGNGNYHLKLARRNRVSAQETLLAELTSE from the coding sequence ATGGTGTCAGCCCAGGCCCCCCTCGCCTTCTTTCCCTCGGAACATTTCCTCAATCGCGAACTGTCGCTGCTGGCCTTCAACCGGCGCGTCCTGAACCAGGCGGCCGACAAGCGTGTGCCACTGCTGGAACGGCTGCGCTTCCTCTGCATCGTTTCCAGCAACCTGGACGAATTCTTCGAAATCCGGGTCGCCGGCATCAAGGAGCAGATTAAGCTCAACAGCCGCATTCCCGGCCTAGACGGCCTGCCCCCCCTGGAGGTATTCCGTCGTATCTCCTTGCAGGCCCAGGCCCTGGTCTCCGAGCAGTACGCCCTGCTCAATGAATCCATCCTGCCGGCCCTGCAACGGGAAGGCATCGTATTCCTGCGCCGCCGGGACTGGACCGCTGCCCAGCGGGCCTGGATACGAAACTACTTCCTGAAGGAAGTGATGCCGGTGCTGACCCCCATCGGCCTCGATCCGGCCCATCCCTTTCCCCGGGTACTGAACAAGAGCTTGAACTTCGCCGTGGAACTGGAAGGCCGCGACGACTTCGGCCGCAACGGTGGCGCCGCCATCGTCCAGGCACCTCGTGCCCTGCCCCGGGTGATTCAGTTGCCCGCGGACCTGGTGGAGGTAGACTACGGTTTCGTCTTCCTCTCCTCCATCATGCACGAGCATGTGAACGAGCTGTTCGCCGGCATGAACGTGCTGGGTTGCCATCAGTTCCGGGTCACCCGCAACTCCGACCTGTTCGTGGACGACGAGGAGGTGAAGAACCTGCGCACCGCCCTCCAGGGCGAACTGCCCCAGCGCCACTTCGGCGATTCGGTGCGCCTGGAAGTGGCTGAAGACTGCCCAGAGATACTGTCCGATTTCCTGCTGGCCCAATTCGCATTGAGCCGGGACGACCTCTACCGGGTGCCGGGTATCGTCAATCTGGTGCGCCTGATGTCCATCCCGGACCGGGTCAATGAGCCACGTCTCAAGTTCAAGCCCTTCCAGCCCAGCCTGCCCAAGTCATTGACCAAGCGCTTCGACATCTTCGCCAGCATCCGCAAGCAAGACATCCTGCTGCATCATCCCTTCCAGTCCTTCACCCCGGTGGTGCAACTGCTGGAGCAGGCAGCGGAAGACCCGGACGTGGTGGCGATCAAGATGACTGTCTATCGCACCGGTACGGATTCCGTGTTGATGGAACATCTGGTCAAGGCCGCCGAGAAGGGCAAGGAAGTCAGCGTGGTGGTGGAACTGATGGCCCGCTTCGACGAGGAGGCCAACCTGGACATCGCCGGCCGCCTGGAGGAAGTGGGCGCCCACGTGGTCTATGGCGTCTTCGGCTACAAGACCCACGCCAAGATGCTGATGGTGCTGCGCCGGGAAGACGGCAAGTATCGGCGCTACGTGCATCTGGGCACCGGCAACTATCACCCCCGCACCACCCGTATCTATACCGACTTCGGCCTGATGACCTGCAATCCGGAGATCGGCGAGGACGTCAATGAGCTGTTCAAGCAGCTCACCGGCATGGGCAAGACCGCGCCTCTGCGCCACCTCTGGCAGGCCCCCTTCACCCTCCATGCCAACATCCTGGCGGCGATACGCAACGAAACCACCATTGCCAAGGCCGGGCGCCCGGCCAAGGTGATCGCCAAGATGAACGCCCTGGTGGATTCGGAAGTCATCGAGGCCCTTTACGATGCCTCCAAGGCCGGCGTCCAGGTGGACCTGATCGTGCGCGGCGTCTGCGCCCTGCGCCCCGGCGTCAAGGGCATGTCGGAGCACATCCGGGTACGCTCGGTGATCGGTCGCTTCCTCGAACATCACCGGATTTTCTATTTCTTCGCCGATGGCGCGGAAACCCTTTACCTGTCCAGCGCCGACTGGATGGAGCGGAATTTCGTGCGCCGCATCGAAACAGCCTTCCCGGTACTTGACACCAAGCTCAAGCGCCGCGTCATCAAGGAAGGCCTGCAACCCTACCTGGACGACAACAGCCAGGCCTGGACCATGGATGGCAACGGCAACTACCACCTCAAGTTGGCGCGCCGCAACCGGGTATCGGCTCAGGAAACCCTGCTGGCGGAGCTGACCAGCGAATAG